In the genome of Sorangium aterium, one region contains:
- a CDS encoding DUF4419 domain-containing protein has protein sequence MNVTTIAVADVEPATAPLPGFDSEAAVQSLLVSQIEASYRHRLPLVGRTDLHPLVQAAYTAFTQRYPLVLSPDVVWLCLARGFTFHLAANDEHRRRFLPDDREFALVVDRPDFTLGEVNPWPALFPDFSRQISSRVGSLRDLVTSNFSTTGPVERVSSELTVATPLAPHHAWEPPFPGDMEFPQRGIPRVYLLGTSDDWRWVRQRVAMLGSVGQDRWTRALLPVLDQIAASAEGRADTMFWRAFFRYESSADELTGWIHVLFPYLRAWPNDYFAPNPYIETWHERWRTAEARSDALGGLGNPQGPGLSEVPPGLTSAQLRFIDGGRREHPMEFISGLIGVTQDPHSLALLPEFVWAIAHQAPESAAQRPAEAS, from the coding sequence ATGAACGTCACGACGATCGCCGTTGCCGACGTCGAGCCCGCAACGGCGCCGTTGCCGGGATTCGATAGCGAAGCTGCGGTGCAGAGCCTGCTCGTCTCCCAGATCGAGGCCTCCTACCGCCACCGCCTGCCCCTCGTGGGACGCACGGACCTCCACCCGCTCGTCCAGGCCGCCTATACCGCCTTCACCCAGCGCTATCCCCTCGTGCTCTCGCCCGACGTGGTCTGGCTCTGCCTGGCGCGCGGCTTCACCTTCCACCTCGCCGCGAACGACGAGCATCGACGCCGCTTCCTCCCCGACGATCGCGAGTTCGCGCTCGTCGTCGATCGCCCGGACTTCACCCTCGGCGAGGTGAACCCGTGGCCGGCTTTGTTTCCGGACTTTTCCAGGCAGATTTCGTCCCGTGTCGGCTCGCTGCGGGACCTCGTGACATCCAATTTCTCCACCACGGGGCCTGTCGAGCGGGTGTCGTCGGAGCTCACGGTCGCCACCCCGCTCGCGCCGCACCACGCGTGGGAGCCGCCGTTCCCGGGCGACATGGAGTTCCCGCAGCGCGGGATCCCGCGCGTGTACCTGCTCGGCACGTCCGACGACTGGCGCTGGGTGCGCCAGCGCGTGGCGATGCTCGGCTCCGTCGGGCAAGATCGCTGGACCCGCGCGCTCCTGCCCGTGCTCGACCAGATCGCCGCCTCGGCGGAGGGGCGCGCCGACACGATGTTCTGGCGCGCGTTCTTCAGGTACGAGAGCTCGGCCGACGAGCTGACCGGGTGGATCCACGTGCTGTTTCCCTACCTGCGCGCCTGGCCCAACGACTACTTCGCCCCGAACCCCTATATCGAGACATGGCACGAGCGATGGCGGACGGCGGAGGCCCGGAGCGACGCGCTCGGGGGCCTCGGGAACCCGCAGGGACCAGGGCTCTCCGAGGTGCCGCCCGGCCTGACCAGCGCCCAGCTGCGCTTCATCGACGGGGGCAGGCGCGAGCACCCCATGGAGTTCATCAGCGGCCTCATCGGCGTCACGCAGGACCCGCACTCCCTCGCGCTGCTCCCGGAGTTCGTCTGGGCCATCGCGCACCAAGCCCCCGAGTCGGCAGCGCAGCGCCCCGCCGAGGCCTCATGA
- a CDS encoding Bax inhibitor-1/YccA family protein, producing the protein MNSRQASPLGASVSASPKLALRIDFLKKVYGLFTASLVVSSLGAMCALYIGAPDVEEGALGRAMPPVVELFAQHPILSMGVVFGVMFGARAVRKIPGVNVLALFGMAAVLGVTTAPALYMAQAAAGLGGTLSSAPVRDTFILTVLTFGSLTLGVFLSREDLSFMASGLVMGAMVVLGAMLLNALLGSTLLGLAIASVSVLVFGGYVLYNTSRLLHSNEEDPVGGALDLYLNFINLFSSILQILSGRG; encoded by the coding sequence ATGAACTCACGCCAGGCGAGTCCCCTCGGGGCGAGCGTATCGGCCAGCCCGAAGCTGGCGCTGCGGATCGACTTTCTCAAGAAGGTCTACGGGCTCTTCACGGCGAGCCTTGTCGTCTCCTCCCTGGGCGCCATGTGCGCGCTGTACATCGGGGCGCCGGACGTGGAGGAGGGGGCTCTGGGGCGCGCGATGCCGCCGGTTGTCGAGCTGTTCGCGCAACACCCGATCCTCTCGATGGGCGTCGTGTTCGGCGTGATGTTCGGCGCGCGCGCGGTGCGCAAGATCCCCGGCGTCAACGTCCTCGCGCTCTTCGGGATGGCGGCCGTCCTGGGGGTCACCACGGCGCCTGCGCTCTACATGGCCCAGGCGGCGGCGGGCCTCGGCGGCACGCTGTCGTCGGCCCCGGTGCGGGACACCTTCATCCTGACCGTCCTCACGTTCGGGAGCCTCACGCTGGGTGTCTTCCTCTCGAGGGAGGACCTGTCGTTCATGGCCAGCGGGCTGGTGATGGGCGCCATGGTCGTCCTCGGCGCGATGCTGCTGAACGCCCTGCTCGGGAGCACGCTCCTCGGCCTCGCGATCGCCAGCGTGTCCGTCCTCGTGTTCGGGGGATACGTCCTCTACAACACGTCGCGTCTGCTCCACTCGAACGAAGAGGACCCCGTCGGCGGCGCGCTCGATCTCTACCTCAACTTCATCAACCTCTTCTCGTCGATTCTGCAGATCCTCTCGGGCCGCGGTTGA
- a CDS encoding cupredoxin domain-containing protein, which yields MSLQLLVAAFALSLSSLACSKPAEEAPVVAAAELAAPANVKRIDIAVNDSGFSPSTIELKKGEPVVLRFTRTTKSECLKAIAIPDLKIEKDLPLNTQVEVAVTPQKEGKMVLQCWMAMVKATINVVGS from the coding sequence ATGAGCCTGCAGCTCCTCGTCGCCGCGTTTGCCCTCTCCCTGTCCTCCCTCGCCTGCAGCAAGCCCGCCGAGGAGGCGCCGGTGGTGGCGGCCGCCGAGCTCGCCGCGCCGGCGAACGTCAAGCGCATCGACATCGCGGTGAACGACAGCGGCTTCTCCCCGTCGACGATCGAGCTGAAGAAGGGAGAGCCCGTGGTGCTGCGCTTCACGCGGACGACGAAGAGCGAGTGTCTGAAGGCGATCGCGATTCCCGATCTGAAGATCGAGAAGGACCTGCCGCTGAACACGCAGGTCGAGGTGGCCGTCACCCCGCAGAAGGAGGGGAAGATGGTGCTTCAGTGCTGGATGGCGATGGTCAAGGCGACCATCAACGTGGTCGGCTCGTGA
- the rplC gene encoding 50S ribosomal protein L3, with translation MNQHPGIIGKKIGMTQIFNETGEVLRCTVVQAGCVVIGKRTLEKDGYSALILGLGERAEKHTTKPVAGAYKKSGQTPKRIVRELRCSPEHAAKYELGSTLKVDEIFEVGQRVDAQGRSRGRGFSGVIRRWSFAGAVSSHGTHEYFRHGGSIGTNMTPGRTLPGLKMPGHYGDETVSALNLKIAKLLPEDNLILIEGPVPGPKNQVVTIRGAVKKRGGKGIVPVQQPTKKKGG, from the coding sequence ATGAATCAGCATCCCGGCATCATCGGCAAGAAGATCGGCATGACGCAGATCTTCAACGAGACGGGCGAGGTCCTGCGCTGCACGGTCGTGCAGGCGGGCTGCGTCGTCATCGGCAAGCGCACGCTCGAGAAGGACGGCTACAGCGCCCTCATCCTCGGCCTGGGCGAGCGGGCGGAGAAGCACACGACGAAGCCGGTCGCCGGCGCGTACAAGAAGTCGGGGCAGACGCCGAAGCGGATCGTGCGCGAGCTGCGCTGCAGCCCGGAGCACGCGGCGAAGTACGAGCTCGGCAGCACGCTCAAGGTCGACGAGATCTTCGAGGTGGGCCAGCGGGTGGACGCGCAGGGCCGCTCGCGCGGTCGCGGCTTCAGCGGCGTCATCCGCCGGTGGAGCTTCGCCGGCGCGGTCAGCTCGCACGGTACGCACGAGTACTTCCGCCACGGCGGGTCGATCGGTACGAACATGACCCCCGGCCGCACGCTGCCCGGCCTGAAGATGCCCGGTCACTACGGCGACGAGACGGTGAGCGCGCTCAACCTCAAGATCGCGAAGCTCCTCCCCGAGGACAACCTGATCCTCATCGAGGGTCCGGTCCCCGGCCCGAAGAACCAGGTGGTGACGATCCGCGGCGCCGTGAAGAAGCGCGGCGGCAAGGGGATCGTGCCGGTGCAGCAGCCGACCAAGAAGAAGGGCGGCTGA
- a CDS encoding RlmE family RNA methyltransferase, which translates to MSQKPKNPYKRPDAFTKAAKAQGYPARSVFKLEEIDRRVRLLRPGQRVLDLGAAPGSWSMYAAQRIGAGGKLLAVDLSPITAAFGPQATVVQGDALSLTNEALAQFAPYDVVLSDMAPATSGSKIADQARSYELFMRAVAVAEALLAPGGAFVGKIFMSEDFVKARDALRNLCEEVRSIRPEGTRANSVEIFLVGLKRKAAGKTG; encoded by the coding sequence GTGTCGCAGAAGCCGAAGAACCCGTACAAGCGGCCTGACGCCTTCACGAAGGCGGCGAAGGCGCAGGGCTATCCTGCGCGCAGCGTCTTCAAGCTCGAGGAGATCGATCGCCGGGTGCGGCTGCTCCGCCCTGGCCAGCGGGTGCTCGACCTGGGCGCAGCGCCCGGCTCGTGGTCGATGTACGCGGCGCAGCGGATCGGCGCGGGGGGCAAGCTGCTCGCGGTCGATCTGTCGCCTATCACGGCGGCGTTCGGCCCGCAGGCGACGGTGGTGCAGGGGGACGCGCTGTCGCTGACGAACGAGGCGCTCGCGCAGTTCGCGCCGTACGACGTGGTGCTGTCGGACATGGCGCCTGCGACGAGCGGGAGCAAGATCGCCGATCAGGCCCGGAGCTACGAGCTGTTCATGCGCGCCGTGGCCGTGGCCGAGGCGCTGCTCGCGCCGGGTGGGGCGTTCGTCGGGAAGATCTTCATGAGCGAGGACTTCGTGAAGGCCCGGGACGCGCTGAGGAACCTCTGCGAGGAGGTCCGGAGCATCCGGCCCGAGGGGACGCGGGCGAACAGCGTGGAGATCTTCCTGGTGGGGCTGAAGCGGAAGGCGGCGGGGAAGACGGGGTAG
- a CDS encoding acyl-CoA dehydrogenase family protein, protein MATQEPLSLDQLMAIDPLLSEEERMIRDAVRRFVRERYLPRAADLFAREEFATDLIPQIAALGLLGGSLTGYGCAGMNSVAYGLALQELEYGDSGLRSFVSVQGSLAMYPIWKYGSEAQKQRWLPKMAAAELIGCFGLTEPDSGSDPSSMKTRARKDGSSYVLTGTKMWITSAPIADLCVVWAKVDDGGAESIRGFVVERGMKGLETPLIHGKMSLRASPTGEIVLNEVRVPEENVLPGVVGLKGPLGCLTQARFGIAWGALGAARACYETAVSYARERTQFGQPIASRQLIQSELVEMATEIAKGQLMALHFGRLKDTTGISPVQVSLCKRNNVGWALKIARTARSVLGANGILLDYPVIRHMLNLESVYTYEGTDEVHCLILGNAITGHNAF, encoded by the coding sequence ATGGCCACCCAGGAGCCCCTCTCGCTCGATCAGCTCATGGCGATCGATCCGCTGCTCTCCGAGGAAGAGCGCATGATCCGCGATGCCGTCCGTCGCTTCGTGCGCGAGCGGTACCTCCCGCGCGCCGCGGACCTGTTCGCGCGCGAGGAGTTCGCGACCGACCTGATCCCCCAGATCGCCGCGCTCGGCCTGCTCGGGGGCTCGCTGACCGGCTACGGCTGCGCCGGCATGAACTCGGTCGCCTACGGCCTCGCGCTGCAGGAGCTCGAGTATGGCGACAGCGGCCTGCGCAGCTTCGTGAGCGTCCAGGGCTCGCTGGCGATGTATCCGATCTGGAAGTACGGCTCCGAGGCGCAGAAGCAGCGCTGGCTGCCGAAGATGGCCGCCGCCGAGCTGATCGGCTGCTTCGGCCTGACGGAGCCCGACAGCGGGTCGGATCCGAGCTCGATGAAGACCCGCGCCCGGAAGGACGGGAGCTCGTACGTGCTGACGGGCACGAAGATGTGGATCACGAGCGCGCCCATCGCGGACCTCTGCGTGGTGTGGGCCAAGGTCGACGACGGAGGGGCCGAGTCCATCCGCGGCTTCGTGGTGGAGCGCGGGATGAAGGGCCTGGAGACCCCGCTCATCCACGGCAAGATGAGCCTGCGCGCGAGCCCGACAGGCGAGATCGTCCTGAACGAGGTGCGCGTACCGGAGGAGAACGTGCTCCCTGGCGTGGTCGGCCTGAAGGGCCCGCTCGGCTGCCTGACCCAGGCGCGCTTCGGGATCGCATGGGGCGCGCTGGGCGCCGCGCGTGCCTGCTACGAGACGGCGGTCTCCTATGCGCGCGAGCGCACCCAGTTCGGCCAGCCGATCGCGTCGCGGCAGCTCATCCAGTCCGAGCTCGTCGAGATGGCGACGGAGATCGCGAAGGGGCAGCTCATGGCGCTTCACTTCGGCCGGCTGAAGGACACGACCGGCATCAGCCCGGTGCAGGTCTCGCTGTGCAAGCGGAACAACGTCGGCTGGGCGCTCAAGATCGCCCGGACCGCGCGGAGCGTGCTCGGCGCGAACGGCATCCTGCTCGATTACCCCGTCATCCGTCACATGCTCAACCTGGAGAGCGTGTACACGTACGAGGGCACCGACGAGGTGCATTGCCTGATCCTCGGCAACGCGATCACGGGGCACAACGCGTTCTGA